The Mercurialis annua linkage group LG2, ddMerAnnu1.2, whole genome shotgun sequence genome contains a region encoding:
- the LOC130015140 gene encoding uncharacterized protein LOC130015140: MRGRRVSGTGRTRPPTLAVVEEEDDQTAPPEVAEAQEGVQPAPAPRRPRAQRQPVEGEVLDATGRIRVIPNAQRTRLLDTSTVSRELREIFQSRWWAVGTAWRFLPEEAVSFYFEEFKKKFFWEDEFEERVIRSTFEKHAANRYSDRLSTYKTSRERDVSITDDVWQAWERVWDSDETKKKSAQARANRMSEPAGAGTGPVRHTGGSMSALKHKAVLARELGREPTHAEVHKRMHTLKADPTRFVDERARIAAFVQFEVCRISLKNG, translated from the exons ATGCGAGGGAGGCGTGTTAGTGGGACGGGCCGGACTCGGCCCCCCACACTAGCGGTTGTTGAGGAGGAGGACGACCAGACAGCACCTCCAGAGGTGGCTGAGGCGCAAGAGGGTGTGCAGCCAGCTCCAGCACCTCGTAGACCTCGAGCTCAGCGCCAGCCTGTTGAGGGGGAAGTATTGGATGCCACTGGCAGAATCCGAGTCATCCCCAACGCACAgag GACCAGGTTGCTCGATACCAGCACGGTATCTAGAGAGTTGCGGGAAATCTTCCAGAGTCGGTGGTGGGCAGTAGGCACCGCTTGGAGGTTTTTGCCTGAGGAGGCTGTTTCTTTTTACTTCGAGGAGTTTaag AAAAAATTCTTCTGGGAGGACGAATTTGAGGAACGAGTCATCCGAAGTACTTTCGAGAAGCATGCTGCGAACCGGTATTCTGACAGGTTGTCCACTTACAAGACTTCTCGTGAGAGAGACGTGTCTATTACAGACGACGTGTGGCAGGCTTGGGAGAGAGTTTGGGACTCTGATGAGACAAAGAAGAAATCAGCCCAGGCGCGGGCcaatcggatgagcgagccgGCCGGAGCTGGCACTGGACCAGTTCGACATACCGGAGGGTCGATGTCTGCTTTAAAGCATAAGGCGGTTTTg GCTAGGGAGCTGGGGCGCGAGCCGACACATGCTGAGGTGCATAAGCGGATGCACACTCTGAAGGCTGACCCGACCCGATTCGTGGATGAGCGCGCGAGGATTGCGGCT TTTGTACAATTTGAAGTTTGcaggatttccctgaaaaatgggtga
- the LOC126668771 gene encoding uncharacterized protein LOC126668771, producing the protein MDTDRSWMYRRLQGRLLYPGFDERVQEFVNFALRYPACMSGPDIKCPCPRVGCKNTSYRDVETVKLHILQKGFVKDYQVWVFHGEGNVLNPRPFTQLTEYDVDMEYEGGDEFISVQRMIIDAAAAKMLDIKCRHSGSVALVDDVTEFIQELLPEDNKMPKNFAEIKKIVRGLGLPVEVIDCCFRNCMIYWGSDAELTRCKICDHERWKPPPKGNSIPFQNSQNSSPAVRAVLPPPSAPCFLRRPRRSSPAVRALLPPPSAPFALLVSLVLPNRLQPPPDTHCRQRRTPTAATAGHPLKAASDRFCQPSTRCCSGLHFRSAAPSKKVRVPIRFLIGIVGGLHRSPGLFFIPSVRFCSTTKMNSDRSWMYSGRLVRGLLTEGYISNVREFLNFAVQHPECMSGAQIKCPCPKPKCRNTAFRTVDEVEFHLYTDGFVSNYHVWTHHGEENRRVEVPVNVLQADNMWEHRNEDEGCSSFQRMVTDAGGPEVWTEEPPNAEAQKFYDMMRAAEEPIWPGNDRHSALSAAVKFLEFKCRFQASDGLMNEMSEFVHQLLPKDNKLAKNSYSIKKLVRGLGLPVEVIDCCKNMCMIYWGDDAGLTLCKVCGHDRWKPATAGNSKRRKTNVPYKKMHYFPLTPRLQRLYASRATAKHMRWHAEHEMENGVMNHPSDSPAWKHFSELHQDFAAEVRNIRLGLCTDGFQPFGAFGQQYSSWPVIVTPYNLPPGMAMKDEFMFLTVLVPGPNSPKGSLDIFLQPLIAELNHLWEFGTRTYDIHRRQNFQLKAALMWTINDFPAYSMLSGWSTSGKRACPHCMEETDAITLPKSGKQSWFDCHRKFLPPEHSYRNNTTDFKKGYKERKSFRGYRTGEEIEQEIDSLGFKKAYEVGAQETNAHKSKHHGWHKKSIFWDLPYWKTNMIRHNLDVMHTEKNVFDNIFNTVLNVPGKTKDHAKSREELNDICNRPDLAFNPSTGQYPKAIYALDKNAKQALLEWVKELKFPDGHVSNLGRCVDLKKLKMNGMKSHDCHVFMQRLLPIAFREFLHPSVWEPITELSIFFKDLTCTTLKEDDLIEMEKDIAKILCKLERIFPPSFFDSMEHLPIHLPYEAKLAGPVQYRWMYPFERLSIF; encoded by the exons ATGGATACAGAccgaagttggatgtataggcGGCTCCAGGGCAGGTTGCTGTACCCTGGTTTTGACGAGCGCGTCCAAGAGTTTGTAAATTTCGCTTTACGCTATCCAGCGTGTATGAGCGGGCCCGATATTAAATGCCCTTGTCCTAGGGTGggatgtaaaaatacgagttaCCGCGATGTCGAAACAGTGAAGCTTCACATTTTGCAGAAAGGATTTGTTAAAGATTATCAAGTTTGGGTTTTTCATGGggagggaaatgttttaaatccccGTCCTTTTACACAACTAACGGAGTATGACGTTGACATGGAATATGAGGGGGGTGACGAGTTCATCTCAGTTCAGAGAATGATTATTGATGCTGCGG CTGCTAAAATGTTGGACATCAAATGTCGACATAGTGGGTCAGTAGCTTTAGTAGATGATGTGACCGAATTTATACAAGAGCTCCTCCCAGAGGACAACAAGATGCCGAAGAACTTTGCTGAAATAAAGAAGATAGTTAGAGGTCTTGGGTTGCCGGTTGAAGTTATCGATTGCTGTTTCCGCAACTGCATGATTTATTGGGGGTCAGACGCGGAGTTAACGCGATGCAAAATTTGCGATCACGAACGGTGGAAACCGCCCCCTAAAGGAAATTCT ATTCCAtttcaaaactctcaaaattcTTCCCCCGCCGTCCGCGCCGTTCTTCCCCCGCCGTCCGCGCCTTGCTTCCTCCGCCGTCCGCGCCGTTCTTCCCCCGCCGTCCGCGCCTTGCTTCCCCCGCCGTCCGCGCCGTTCGCCCTTCTTGTCAGTTTGGTTCTACCAAACCGACTGCAGCCACCGCCGGACACCCACTGCCGCCAACGCCGGACACCCACTGCTGCCACCGCCGGACACCCACTGAAG gCTGCCTCCGACCGTTTTTGCCAGCCCTCGACCCGCTGCTGCTCCGGTCTGCATTTTCGGTCCGCTGCCCCGTCTAAAAAG GTTCGTGTTCCGATACGGTTTCTGATTGGCATTGTCGGTGGTTTGCACCGCTCTCCCGGCCTTTTTTTCATCCCTTCTGTGCGGTTCTGCTCTACAACAA AAATGAATTCAGAtcgcagttggatgtatagtGGGAGACTGGTCAGAGGATTGTTGACTGAAGGGTACATCAGTAACGTTAGGGAGTTTTTGAACTTTGCTGTGCAACACCCCGAGTGTATGAGCGGGGCTCAGATAAAATGCCCTTGCCCTAAACCCAAATGCCGGAACACTGCTTTTCGAACTGTTGACGAAGTGGAGTTTCATCTCTACACAGACGGGTTTGTGAGTAATTACCACGTCTGGACTCACCATGGTGAGGAAAATAGGAGGGTCGAGGTGCCTGTTAATGTTCTGCAAGCGGACAACATGTGGGAGCATAGAAATGAAGACGAGGGTTGCAGTTCATTCCAGAGAATGGTTACTGATGCGGGTGGTCCCGAAGTTTGGACAGAAGAGCCTCCGAATGCAGAAGCTCAgaagttttatgatatgatgcgtgcggccgaAGAACCCATATGGCCTGGGAATGACAGACACTCCGCTTTGTCTGCAGCCGTAAAATTTTTAGAATTCAAGTGCCGATTTCAAGCGTCTGACGGTCTGATGAATGAAATGAGCGAGTTTGTACATCAGCTGTTGCCTAAAGACAACAAGTTAGCCAAAAATTCGTACAGCATTAAAAAGCTAGTCAGAGGGCTTGGGCTTCCAGTTGAGGTGATTGACTGCTGTAAAAATATGTGTATGATATACTGGGGTGACGATGCGGGTTTGACTTTGTGTAAAGTATGCGGGCATGACAGGTGGAAACCAGCTACTGCGGgtaattcaaaaagaagaaagacgaatgtgccttataaaaaaatgcattattttcctttaactccgaggctgcagaggttgtacgcttctaGGGCAACAGCTAAACATATGAGGTGGCACGCCGAGCACGAGATGGAGAATGGTGTGATGAATCATCCGTCTGACTCGCCAGCTTGGAAACACTTTTCGGAGTTACATCAAGATTTTGCAGCAGAAGTTAGAAATATCAGATTGGGGTTGTGTACggatgggtttcaaccatttggtgcATTTGGGCAACAATACTCGTCATGGCCGGTAATTGTGACTCCGTATAACTTGCCTCCTGGCATGGCCATGAAAGACGAGTTCATGTTTCTAACGGTTCTTGTTCCCGGACCCAATAGTCCAAAAGGCAGTTTGGATATTTTCCTACAGCCGCTAATAGCAGAACTGAACCATTTGTGGGAATTTGGGACGCGGACATATGACATTCATAGGCggcaaaattttcaattgaaagCCGCTCTTATGTGGACGATCAATGATTTTCCGGCTTATTCAATGCTGTCTGGATGGAGCACATCGGGTAAACGGGCATGTCCTCACTGTATGGAAGAAACTGATGCAATTACCCTTCCGAAGAGTGGtaaacaatcgtggtttgattgccacagaAAGTTCTTACCACCTGAACATTCGTACCGTAATAACACTACGGATTTTAAAAAGGGCtacaaagaaagaaaatcatTCAGGGGATACAGAACTGGAGAGGAAATTGAACAAGAGATTGATAGCCTTGGTTTTAAAAAGGCATACGAGGTTGGAGCTCAGGAGACGAATGCTCATAAATCAAAGCATCATGGGTGGCATAAAAAAAGCATATTTTGGGATTTGCCGTATTGGAAAACGAATATGATTCGTCATAATCTGGATGTCATGCATACtgagaaaaatgtatttgacaacaTTTTCAATACAGTGCTTAATGTTCCTGGGAAGACCAAAGACCATGCTAAGTCCAGAGAAGAGTTGAATGATATTTGTAATCGTCCGGACTTGGCATTTAATCCATCAACCGGGCAATATCCGAAGGCAATATATGCTTTAGACAAAAACGCAAAACAAGCTCTACTGGAATGGGTTAAAGAGTTGAAGTTCCCGGATGGGCATGTGTCGAACTTGGGTAGGTGTGTTGATTTGAAAAAGCTGAAAATGAACGGTATGAAAAGCCACGACTGTCATGTTTTCATGCAGCGTCTCTTGCCAATTGCTTTTCGAGAATTTCTTCATCCGTCCGTGTGGGAACCTATTACAGAGTTGAGCATCTTCTTTAAAGACCTGACTTGCACAACGCTTAAAGAGGACGACCTAATTGAGATGGAGAAAGACATTGCGAAAATATTGTGCAAATTGGAACGTATCTTTCCGCCCAGCTTTTTTGATTCAATGGAACATCTTCCTATACACCTACCCTACGAAGCGAAGCTGGCAGGCCCTGTGCAATATCGGTGGATGTATCCGTTTGAAAGGttaagtattttttaa